A DNA window from Enoplosus armatus isolate fEnoArm2 chromosome 9, fEnoArm2.hap1, whole genome shotgun sequence contains the following coding sequences:
- the emc2 gene encoding ER membrane protein complex subunit 2 — protein MASVSEMYDVGWEEMRDKLRKWREDNCRNSEQIVDVGEELISEHASKLGDDIWIIYEQVMIAALDCSRDDLALTCLQELRKQFPDSHRVKRLSGMRLEALERYDEANKHYDAILQDDPTNTAARKRKISILKAQGKSTEAIRELNEYLEQFVGDQEAWHELSELYINEHDYGKAAFCLEELMMTNPHNHLYCEQYAEVKYTQGGLENLELSRKYFAQALRLNNRNMRALFGLYMSASHIAASPKVSAKVKKDNMKYAAWAATQINRAYKMAGRGTKENKCSMKAVEEMLESMQITMS, from the exons atggcGTCGGTATCAGAAATGTACGATGTGGGTTGGGAAG AGATGAGAGACAAACTGCGCAAATGGAGAGAAGATAACTGCAGAAATAGTGAACAAATTGTGGATGTTGGTGAGGAGCTCATCAGTGAACATGCATCTAAACTTGGAGACGACA TATGGATTATTTATGAGCAGGTGATGATCGCAGCGCTGGACTGCAGTCGAGATGACTTGGCTCTG ACCTGTCTACAGGAACTGAGGAAGCAGTTTCCAGATAGCCACAGAGTGAAGCGATTATCGGGCATGAGGCTGGAAGCGCTGGAAAG GTACGATGAGGCCAACAAGCACTATGATGCCATTCTACAAGACGACCCCACCAATACG GCAGCGAGGAAACGCAAGATCTCCATACTGAAGGCCCAGGGGAAGAGCACTGAAGCCATCCGGGAGCTCAATGAGTATCTGGAACA gtttgTTGGGGACCAAGAAGCCTGGCATGAGCTGTCAGAGCTCTACATCAACGAACACGa CTATGGAAAAGCCGCGTTTTGTCTGGAGGAGCTGATGATGACCAATCCTCACAATCACTTGTACTGTGAGCAGTACGCTGAG GTGAAGTACACTCAGGGGGGGCTGGAAAACCTGGAGCTGTCCAGAAAGTATTTTGCCCAGGCGCTGAGGCTGAACAACCGTAACATGAGGGCATTGTTTGGTCTGTACATG TCTGCAAGTCACATTGCTGCCAGTCCAAAAGTTAGTGCCAAGGTGAAGAAGGACAACATGAAGTATGCTGCTTGGGCTGCCACTCAAATAAATAGAGCCTATAAG ATGGCCGGTCGCGGGACCAAGGAGAACAAATGCTCCATGAAGGCGGTGGAGGAGATGCTGGAGTCCATGCAGATCACCATGTCCTAG